The stretch of DNA CGATTGCCGGCCGGGTCAGCATGGATCAGTTGACGATCGACGCCGGTGACCTGGACGTGCACAGGGGCGACGAAGCTGAATTGTGGGGATCGGCCCTGCCCATCGAAGAGGTCGCGGCCGCCGCCGGAACGATTCCCTGGGAGTTGCTCGTGCGGGTCGCCGCGCGCGTGCCGCGGGTGTTCGTGAGTGGGGGCGCGGTGCGCGCCGTTCGGACGCTGGTCGCCGGATGGGAGACGGCCGGCGAGGTGCAGGGCCGGACCACGTCCTAGGAGACGGCCGGCGCGGTCGTCGTCGCATGCCCGCGGGCGGTTCCACGAACGTGGCGGGGGAGGGGGAGTCGTCGTGCGTGTCGCCTTTCAGGGCGAACCGGGGGCCCATAGCGAGGAGGCCGTCTTCCGTGTCTTCGGCGAGCACGTCGAGCCGGTCCCGTGCCGCGACCTGGTCGAGACGTTCGAGGCGACGGTCTCGGGCCGCGCGGAGACGGCGGTGGTCCCCGTGGAGAACTCCCAGGCCGGCAGCATCAACGAAACCTACGACCTGCTGCTCAAGCACGATCTGGTGATCGTGGGCGAGTACGACCTGCGCGTCCACCAGAATCTTCTCGCGCTGCCCGGCCGCTCCCTCGACGAGATCCGCCAGGCGTACTCGCACCCGCAGGCGCTCGCCCAATGCGACGCGTTTCTCCGGCACCACCGGATCGAGCCGCTGGTCTACGGCGACACCGCCGGCAGCGCGAAGATGCTGGCCGAGGAGCGCCCGCCCGGGGCGGCGGCGATCGCGTCCCGGCGGGCCGCGCAGCTCTACGGGCTCGCGGTCCTCGCCGAAGCGATTGAGACGAACCCCAACAACTACACGCGGTTCCTTGCGCTCGACCGGTCCCCGGCGCCGCGCACCGACCGGAGCAAGACGTCCATCGTCTTCGTGGTCGAGAACCGTCCGGGTACGCTCTATCTCGCGCTCGGCGCGCTCGCGACGCGCGGCATCAATCTCGCCAAGATCGAATCCCGGCCGGGCCGCGAGCGGCCCTGGGACTACGTGTTCTACGTGGACGTGGACGGACACGCCGACGACGACGCGATGCGCGCCGCGCTCGATGAGCTCGGGCGCCATACGTCGTTCCTGCGGGTGCTGGGCTCCTATCCGAAGGCCTCACCGCCGGCGGTCGCGTGACGGTTCCCACGCTGCGGCCGCTCGGCGACGCGGGCGTGGTCGCCGAATTCGGCGGCGACGAGATCTCCGACGCGGCGAACGCGGCGGTGCTCGCGTTGCGGCAGGTCATCGAGGCCGAGCGCCCGCCCGGCGTCGTGGAGGCCATTCCGACGTACCGCTCGCTGCTCGTGGTGTTCGATCCGCTGCGCACGACGGCGGCGGCCGTCCGCCAGGACATCCTGGGGGCGGCGTCACGGGCCGATCCGTCTCACCTGCCCGCCGGCCGCCTCGTGGAGATCGCGACCGCCTACGGCGGCGTCCACGGTCCGGATCTCGCCCCGCTCGCCGCCGAGGTGGGACTGTCCGAGCAGGACGTCATCGCGGCGCATGCGAGTCACGAGTATCGCGTCTACATGCTGGGCTTCTCACCGGGGTTTCCATACATGGGGATCCTGCCCGAGGCGCTGCGCGTGCCGCGGCTGCGATCGCCGCGAACCTACGT from bacterium encodes:
- the pheA gene encoding prephenate dehydratase translates to MRVAFQGEPGAHSEEAVFRVFGEHVEPVPCRDLVETFEATVSGRAETAVVPVENSQAGSINETYDLLLKHDLVIVGEYDLRVHQNLLALPGRSLDEIRQAYSHPQALAQCDAFLRHHRIEPLVYGDTAGSAKMLAEERPPGAAAIASRRAAQLYGLAVLAEAIETNPNNYTRFLALDRSPAPRTDRSKTSIVFVVENRPGTLYLALGALATRGINLAKIESRPGRERPWDYVFYVDVDGHADDDAMRAALDELGRHTSFLRVLGSYPKASPPAVA